One segment of Toxotes jaculatrix isolate fToxJac2 chromosome 8, fToxJac2.pri, whole genome shotgun sequence DNA contains the following:
- the mrps15 gene encoding 28S ribosomal protein S15, mitochondrial, protein MFTNIGLRTVLKSSAGVLRELCSAAPVKPWTCSSVLLSGPRVSCAAGSFAVPPPVRHYARAAKKRNTGFQSQLSDLPPTMLKNEYSDIPLVQTTDDVVKRLLSLELARHSDKLRLKKEQLIAKVQRDENDRNSEEVRVAILTARIRNYQEHLQTHPKDKANKRRMLMAIDRRKKLLKHLRLVRYDAFVKVCKQLGITYTFPPEYYRRVTRRWLAKKAFCIKVYKEVQKQKAEQRLLMKERLASATTDAAKTQ, encoded by the exons ATGTTCACAAACATAGGTCTGCGCACCGTCCTGAAATCCTCCGCTGGAGTTTTGCGAGAGCTGTGCTCTGCTGCGCCAGTGAAACCGTGGACATGCAGCTCGGTTTTATTATCAGGACCGAGAGTCAGCTGCG ctGCAGGAAGCTTTGCTGTTCCGCCACCAGTGAGACATTATGCTCGGGCTGCAAAGAAAAGGAACACAG GCTTTCAGAGCCAGCTCAGTGATCTCCCTCCAACGATGCTGAAGAATGAGTATTCAGACATACCCCTCGTTCAAAC AACTGATGATGTTGTCAAAAGACTTCTTTCTTTGGAATTAGCACGTCAT AGTGACAAGCTACGACTGAAAAAGGAACAGCTAATTGCTAAAGTCCAGAGGGATGAGAATGACCGCAACTCAGAGGAAGTCCGGG TGGCTATTTTGACAGCAAGAATCCGAAACTACCAGGAGCACTTACAAACACATCCCAAG GACAAAGCTAATAAGAGGCGGATGCTCATGGCCATTGACCGAAGGAAAAAGCTTTTGAAACACCTTCGGTTGGTTCGCTATGATGCCTTTGTGAAAGTGTGCAAGCAGCTGGGCATCACTTACACCTTCCCCCCAGAATACTATAGACGGGTTACTCGTCGCTGGCTGGCCAAGAAGGCCTTCTGCATTAAG GTCTAcaaagaagtgcaaaagcagaaagcagagcagagactaCTGATGAAGGAACGTTTAGCTTCTGCAACGACAGATGCAGCCAAGACCCAATAA